In a single window of the Saccharothrix australiensis genome:
- a CDS encoding amidohydrolase, with protein sequence MAADLILTNATVYTVDRARPWATSLAVEGGRVRALDDVEHGPDTEVRDLGGAFVMPGLVDVHNHHALAGRAALFELAFGGDLGFEAILDAVRSRSRDLGPDEWVVGGAWASTLVETLSHESARHALDAAAGGRPVMLSDDSRHNRWVSSRALELAGVTASTPDPAGGVIVRDPVTGAPTGVLLEAAGVRVERAVRETGILTEEQHASASRHAIGVLHSYGITAFQDAGVSVDILRALKSLDDAGELTAWVVTSLLINDPIFGYDPIGSELLAVGGRYRGEHHRPDFVKIFLDGVPPTRTAAFLEPYLPDEVHGACFHGAPTMPPAELEGWLRAAAVAGLSAKVHCTGDASVRATLDAVAKLRAEGHTDTKFQVAHGQFVHPDDLARFGELGVAADISPFLWVPGVIPDAIANVLPAERATRMQPNRALLDSGALVAGGSDWPVSESPNAWEGIQGLVTRQDPAGAHPGALWPEQAITLAEAVEAFTLSGARAMGVDDVTGSLTPGKSADFVVLDRNPFESAVDELYTTRVMETWFAGRRVFARD encoded by the coding sequence TTGGCAGCCGACCTGATCCTCACCAACGCCACCGTCTACACGGTCGACCGCGCGCGCCCGTGGGCCACCTCGCTGGCCGTCGAGGGCGGCCGGGTGCGCGCGCTCGACGACGTCGAGCACGGGCCGGACACCGAGGTCCGCGACCTGGGCGGCGCGTTCGTCATGCCCGGCCTGGTGGACGTGCACAACCACCACGCGCTGGCCGGCCGCGCCGCGCTGTTCGAGCTGGCCTTCGGCGGCGACCTGGGGTTCGAGGCGATCCTGGACGCGGTCCGGTCCCGGTCGCGCGACCTCGGCCCCGACGAGTGGGTGGTCGGCGGCGCGTGGGCGTCGACGCTGGTGGAGACGCTGTCGCACGAGTCGGCCCGGCACGCGCTCGACGCGGCGGCGGGCGGCCGGCCGGTCATGCTCTCCGACGACAGCAGGCACAACCGGTGGGTGAGCAGCCGGGCGCTGGAGCTGGCCGGCGTCACCGCCTCGACCCCGGACCCGGCGGGCGGCGTGATCGTCCGCGACCCGGTCACCGGCGCGCCGACCGGCGTGCTGCTGGAGGCCGCGGGCGTCCGGGTGGAGCGGGCGGTGCGGGAGACCGGCATCCTGACCGAGGAGCAGCACGCGAGCGCGTCGCGGCACGCCATCGGCGTCCTGCACTCCTACGGCATCACCGCGTTCCAGGACGCCGGGGTGTCGGTCGACATCCTCCGCGCGCTCAAGTCGCTCGACGACGCGGGCGAGCTGACCGCCTGGGTGGTCACGTCGCTGCTGATCAACGACCCGATCTTCGGGTACGACCCGATCGGCTCGGAACTGCTGGCGGTGGGCGGTCGCTACCGCGGCGAGCACCACCGGCCGGACTTCGTCAAGATCTTCCTCGACGGCGTGCCGCCGACCCGGACGGCCGCGTTCCTGGAGCCCTACCTGCCGGACGAGGTGCACGGCGCCTGCTTCCACGGCGCGCCCACCATGCCGCCCGCCGAGCTGGAGGGCTGGCTGCGCGCCGCCGCGGTGGCCGGGCTGTCCGCCAAGGTCCACTGCACCGGCGACGCCTCGGTGCGCGCCACGCTGGACGCCGTGGCCAAGCTGCGCGCGGAGGGTCACACCGACACGAAGTTCCAGGTCGCGCACGGGCAGTTCGTGCACCCCGACGACCTCGCGCGGTTCGGCGAGCTGGGCGTGGCGGCGGACATCTCGCCGTTCCTGTGGGTGCCCGGCGTCATCCCCGACGCCATCGCCAACGTGCTGCCCGCCGAGCGCGCGACCCGGATGCAGCCCAACCGCGCGCTGCTGGACAGCGGCGCGCTGGTCGCGGGCGGGTCGGACTGGCCGGTCAGCGAGTCGCCGAACGCCTGGGAGGGCATCCAGGGCCTGGTGACCCGGCAGGACCCGGCGGGCGCGCACCCCGGCGCGCTGTGGCCCGAGCAGGCGATCACGCTCGCCGAGGCCGTCGAGGCGTTCACCCTCTCGGGCGCTCGCGCGATGGGCGTCGACGACGTCACCGGGTCGCTGACGCCGGGCAAGTCCGCCGACTTCGTCGTGCTGGACCGCAACCCCTTCGAGAGCGCCGTGGACGAGCTGTACACGACTCGCGTGATGGAGACGTGGTTCGCGGGACGCCGCGTGTTCGCCCGCGACTGA
- a CDS encoding aminotransferase class V-fold PLP-dependent enzyme, whose protein sequence is MHTEPTSGQFREEFPVLADTVHLASCSQGALSGELLAALGGMTSAMREQGAPWDLWMAEVDQARRRFAALVGADPHEVAVVPSASEGAYQVASTRDWAARPVVVTTDMEFPSIGHVWLAQGARGAEVVHVPERGAAVDEGELVAAVDERTGLVSIPLVSYRNGARMPVATAVTRAREVGAKVFVDAYQAVGVLPVDVRELDCDYLVAGALKYLLGLPGVAFLYARDGVADDLPPQLTGWFGRTDPFRFDPRALDFPAGARRFETGTPAIPAVYAANAGMRLLSKVDTKTIGGHVVDLATRTRDRLVAAGERIWAPPSPTATGPVVALLDDHPDRLAAHLSRRRIFTAPRGPVLRLSFHYYTDESDVDAVCSAIADYRAEN, encoded by the coding sequence ATGCACACGGAACCGACCAGTGGCCAGTTCCGGGAGGAGTTCCCGGTGCTCGCCGACACCGTCCACCTGGCGAGTTGCAGCCAGGGCGCGTTGTCCGGCGAGCTGCTGGCGGCGCTCGGCGGCATGACCTCCGCCATGCGGGAGCAGGGTGCGCCGTGGGACCTGTGGATGGCCGAGGTGGACCAGGCCCGCCGCCGGTTCGCCGCGCTGGTGGGTGCCGACCCGCACGAGGTCGCGGTGGTGCCCTCGGCGTCGGAGGGCGCGTACCAGGTGGCGTCGACCAGGGACTGGGCGGCGCGGCCGGTGGTCGTCACCACGGACATGGAGTTCCCGTCGATCGGCCACGTGTGGCTGGCGCAGGGCGCACGCGGCGCGGAGGTCGTCCACGTGCCCGAGCGGGGCGCGGCGGTCGACGAAGGCGAACTCGTCGCGGCCGTCGACGAGCGCACCGGCCTGGTGTCGATCCCCCTGGTGTCCTACCGCAACGGCGCGCGGATGCCCGTCGCCACCGCGGTGACCCGTGCGCGCGAGGTGGGCGCGAAGGTGTTCGTCGACGCTTACCAGGCCGTCGGCGTGCTCCCGGTCGACGTGCGCGAGCTGGACTGCGACTACCTCGTCGCGGGCGCGTTGAAGTACCTGTTGGGCCTGCCGGGTGTGGCGTTCCTCTACGCACGCGACGGCGTCGCGGACGACCTGCCGCCGCAGTTGACGGGCTGGTTCGGGCGGACCGACCCGTTCCGGTTCGACCCCCGCGCCCTCGACTTCCCCGCCGGCGCCCGCCGCTTCGAGACCGGCACACCGGCCATCCCCGCCGTGTACGCCGCCAACGCCGGTATGCGACTTCTGTCCAAAGTGGACACCAAGACCATCGGCGGGCACGTCGTGGATTTGGCCACGCGGACCCGTGACCGGCTCGTGGCCGCGGGCGAGCGGATCTGGGCGCCGCCCTCGCCCACCGCGACCGGCCCGGTGGTGGCGCTGCTCGACGACCACCCCGACCGGCTGGCCGCCCACCTGTCCCGGCGGCGCATCTTCACCGCGCCGCGCGGTCCCGTGCTGCGGCTGTCGTTCCACTACTACACCGACGAGTCCGATGTGGACGCCGTGTGCTCCGCGATCGCGGACTACCGGGCCGAAAACTGA
- a CDS encoding amino acid permease, translated as MAVPPPTTDTRGLRRALTGPQLSMIGLGGAIGTGLFLGSALAISHAGPAIVVAYALCALVAFVIAWALTEMVVVHPEAGSFGAVAHRYLGPLAGFVQRWTYWTIQAIAVGGEIVAAGLYVRFWWPDLPLWPLVAAFSAVVLTANALAVRFFGAVEYWFAMVKVVAVAVFIALGLLLIAVGLPESPATGLSHLTAHGGFLPNGVSGLFLAMVFVLFSYLGTEVVAVTAAESENPGRDLPRAARRMVLRLVLFYVLAIAVIVTVAPWTVTAQGGSVDASPFVRVVAGAGVPAAATIINFVVLTAALSSANTNLYLSTRMLHSLAADGYAPAWTARVSRTGVPRNALALSALGPALAVALSATSGSAYLALFGVSVFGALLVWMLILATHWAFRRAATHRSPVRLWGAPVTSGLAALFLLAVLVSTAFIDGLDTAWRVGLPFFAALVVVHTVITRRRSRSTP; from the coding sequence GTGGCGGTCCCACCTCCCACCACCGACACGCGCGGCCTGCGGCGCGCCCTCACCGGGCCCCAGCTGAGCATGATCGGCCTCGGCGGCGCGATCGGCACGGGGCTGTTCCTCGGCTCGGCGCTCGCCATCTCCCACGCCGGACCCGCGATCGTCGTCGCGTACGCGTTGTGCGCGCTCGTCGCGTTCGTCATCGCCTGGGCCCTGACCGAGATGGTCGTGGTGCACCCGGAGGCCGGGTCGTTCGGGGCCGTCGCGCACCGCTACCTCGGGCCGCTGGCGGGTTTCGTGCAGCGCTGGACGTACTGGACCATCCAGGCCATCGCGGTCGGCGGCGAGATCGTCGCGGCGGGGCTGTACGTCCGGTTCTGGTGGCCGGACCTGCCCCTGTGGCCGCTCGTGGCCGCGTTCTCGGCGGTGGTGCTCACCGCGAACGCCCTGGCGGTGCGGTTCTTCGGCGCGGTGGAGTACTGGTTCGCGATGGTCAAGGTGGTCGCCGTCGCCGTCTTCATCGCGCTGGGCCTGCTGCTGATCGCGGTGGGGTTGCCCGAGTCGCCCGCCACCGGCCTGTCCCACCTCACCGCGCACGGCGGTTTCCTGCCCAACGGCGTGTCGGGCCTGTTCCTGGCGATGGTGTTCGTGCTGTTCAGCTACCTCGGCACCGAGGTCGTCGCGGTCACCGCCGCGGAGTCGGAGAACCCCGGCCGGGACCTGCCGCGCGCCGCGCGCCGCATGGTGCTCCGGCTCGTGCTGTTCTACGTCCTGGCGATCGCCGTCATCGTCACCGTGGCGCCCTGGACGGTGACCGCGCAGGGCGGTTCCGTCGACGCCAGCCCGTTCGTCCGCGTCGTCGCGGGCGCGGGCGTGCCGGCCGCCGCGACGATCATCAACTTCGTCGTGCTCACCGCCGCGCTGTCCAGCGCCAACACCAACCTGTACCTGTCGACGCGGATGCTGCACTCGCTGGCGGCCGACGGGTACGCGCCCGCGTGGACCGCGCGGGTGAGCCGGACCGGCGTGCCGCGCAACGCGCTGGCGCTGTCCGCGCTGGGACCCGCCCTCGCCGTCGCCCTGTCCGCGACGTCCGGCAGCGCCTACCTCGCCCTGTTCGGCGTCTCCGTGTTCGGCGCGTTGCTGGTCTGGATGCTCATCCTGGCGACCCACTGGGCGTTCCGGCGCGCCGCGACCCACCGGTCGCCGGTCCGGCTGTGGGGCGCGCCCGTCACGTCCGGCCTCGCGGCGCTGTTCCTGCTCGCCGTCCTGGTGTCCACGGCCTTCATCGACGGGCTGGACACGGCGTGGCGGGTCGGCCTGCCGTTCTTCGCGGCACTGGTCGTCGTCCACACCGTGATCACCCGGCGGCGCTCGCGGTCCACGCCGTGA
- the ligA gene encoding NAD-dependent DNA ligase LigA, protein MDAQERIRELADQVVVLRDAYYRGSPLVADAEYDAVEDELRGLIAAHPEWAPDPNPLEQVGAPAVLHAPVRHSRPMLSLEKATRPEQVAAFLDRFPGQPVVVMPKLDGLSLALVYEDGRLLRAVTRGDGTTGDDVTLLVRALVDGVPERVDAPGRVEVRGEAVMLRSTFAAYNAAHPDKPLINPRNAAAGTLRAKDPATVAERRLRFFGFDLDTSAEAAADLEEGLRALGFAGADMRRCADAEQAQAVITAIEQGRDDLDYDLDGAVLRLADRDAYAAAGTRSNSPRGALAYKFAAEERTTVLSDVVWDVGKTGKIAPVAWLEPVFVGGTTVTRATLANQEVIRARGIRIGDTVLVRRAGDVIPFVAGVLDESKRTGQEREIVPPDRCPSCDQPLTEQGNSRELFCTNVSCPAQTVRRLIHWASRAAADIEAVGPVWIERLAEAGMLEHPSDFYRLTKEQLLEFDRIGEVSATRMIESIDAGRRVGLRRALIGLAIPMASEGTATRLCRAGFTSLEEVADAGEERLVAVEDIGPKVAASLTEHLNRLRPELTRLRECGVSLDVREEDLPPVVAADAPLAGKTVVVTGAINDPRSGEKVPRPAFQRLCEKAGATTASSVSASTDYLITGADVGASKIAKAEKLEVEVVDQAVIWQQLIAAGIA, encoded by the coding sequence GTGGACGCTCAGGAACGCATCCGGGAACTCGCCGACCAGGTCGTGGTGCTGCGGGACGCCTACTACCGGGGTTCGCCGCTGGTGGCGGACGCCGAGTACGACGCGGTCGAGGACGAGCTGCGCGGGCTGATCGCCGCGCACCCGGAGTGGGCGCCCGACCCGAACCCGCTGGAGCAGGTCGGCGCGCCCGCCGTCCTGCACGCGCCGGTCCGGCACTCGCGGCCGATGCTGTCGCTGGAGAAGGCGACCCGGCCGGAGCAGGTGGCGGCGTTCCTCGACCGCTTCCCCGGCCAGCCGGTGGTGGTCATGCCCAAGCTGGACGGGCTGTCGCTGGCGCTGGTCTACGAGGACGGCAGGCTGCTCCGGGCCGTCACCCGCGGTGACGGCACGACCGGCGACGACGTGACGCTGCTGGTCCGCGCCCTGGTCGACGGGGTGCCGGAGCGGGTCGACGCGCCCGGCCGGGTCGAGGTGCGCGGCGAGGCGGTGATGCTCCGGTCGACGTTCGCCGCGTACAACGCGGCGCACCCGGACAAACCGCTGATCAACCCGCGCAACGCCGCCGCGGGCACGCTGCGCGCGAAGGACCCGGCCACGGTCGCCGAGCGCAGGCTGCGGTTCTTCGGGTTCGACCTGGACACCTCCGCCGAGGCCGCCGCCGACCTGGAGGAGGGCCTGCGCGCCCTCGGGTTCGCGGGTGCCGACATGCGGCGCTGCGCCGACGCCGAGCAGGCCCAGGCCGTGATCACCGCGATCGAGCAGGGCCGCGACGACCTCGACTACGACCTGGACGGCGCGGTGCTGCGGCTGGCCGACCGCGACGCCTACGCCGCCGCCGGTACGCGGTCGAACTCGCCGCGCGGCGCGCTGGCCTACAAGTTCGCCGCGGAGGAGAGGACGACGGTCCTGTCCGACGTGGTGTGGGACGTGGGCAAGACCGGCAAGATCGCCCCGGTCGCGTGGTTGGAGCCGGTGTTCGTGGGCGGCACGACGGTCACCCGCGCCACCCTGGCCAACCAGGAGGTGATCCGGGCGCGCGGCATCCGCATCGGCGACACGGTGCTGGTCCGCCGGGCGGGCGACGTGATCCCGTTCGTCGCGGGCGTGCTGGACGAGTCCAAGCGCACCGGCCAGGAGCGGGAGATCGTGCCGCCCGACCGGTGCCCGTCCTGCGACCAGCCGCTGACCGAGCAGGGCAACAGCCGGGAGCTGTTCTGCACCAACGTCTCGTGCCCCGCGCAGACCGTGCGCCGGCTGATCCACTGGGCCTCGCGCGCGGCGGCGGACATCGAGGCGGTCGGTCCGGTGTGGATCGAACGGCTCGCCGAGGCCGGGATGCTCGAACACCCCTCGGACTTCTACCGCCTGACCAAGGAGCAGCTGCTGGAGTTCGACCGCATCGGCGAGGTGTCGGCCACGCGGATGATCGAGTCGATCGACGCCGGCCGCCGGGTCGGGCTGCGCCGGGCGCTGATCGGGCTCGCCATCCCGATGGCGTCGGAGGGCACCGCCACCCGGTTGTGCCGAGCGGGGTTCACCTCGCTGGAGGAGGTGGCCGACGCGGGCGAGGAACGCCTCGTGGCCGTCGAGGACATCGGCCCGAAGGTCGCCGCGTCGCTGACCGAGCACCTGAACCGGCTGCGGCCCGAGCTGACCAGGCTGCGCGAGTGCGGCGTCTCGCTCGACGTGCGCGAGGAGGACCTGCCGCCGGTCGTCGCGGCCGACGCGCCGCTGGCAGGCAAGACGGTGGTGGTCACCGGCGCGATCAACGACCCGAGGTCCGGTGAGAAGGTGCCCCGCCCGGCCTTCCAGCGGCTGTGCGAGAAGGCGGGCGCGACCACCGCGTCCTCGGTGTCGGCGAGCACCGACTACCTGATCACCGGCGCGGACGTCGGCGCGAGCAAGATCGCGAAGGCCGAGAAGCTGGAGGTGGAGGTGGTCGACCAGGCGGTGATCTGGCAGCAGCTGATCGCGGCAGGCATCGCGTGA